Proteins co-encoded in one Ruegeria sp. YS9 genomic window:
- a CDS encoding type III pantothenate kinase — protein sequence MLLAIDCGNTNTVFSIWDGEEFLCTLRTSTHHARTADAYFTWYSTLVKHYGIEADITDVIIASTVPRVVFNLRIFADRFFGCRPLVVGKPDCLLPVPPRVDEGTVPGPDRLANAVGAFDRHGGNVVVVDFGTATNFDVVAADGAYVGGIIAPGVNLSLEALHQGAAALPHIDITRPDKVIGTNTVGCIQSGVYWGYSGLIEGLIARIKDEYGMPMKVVGTGGLAPLFDQADVGFDAIEDDLTMHGLTVIHRYNKDNGSV from the coding sequence ATGCTTCTGGCCATCGATTGCGGCAATACCAATACCGTTTTCTCGATCTGGGACGGTGAGGAATTCCTGTGCACCCTGCGCACCTCGACCCACCATGCGCGCACGGCAGACGCGTATTTCACCTGGTATTCGACGCTGGTGAAGCATTACGGGATCGAAGCGGACATCACCGACGTGATCATCGCCTCGACCGTGCCGCGTGTGGTGTTCAACCTGCGCATCTTCGCCGATCGCTTTTTTGGCTGCCGACCATTGGTCGTGGGTAAACCCGATTGCCTGTTGCCTGTCCCGCCGCGTGTGGATGAAGGCACGGTGCCCGGTCCGGATCGACTGGCCAATGCGGTTGGCGCTTTTGATCGTCATGGCGGCAATGTGGTTGTCGTGGATTTCGGCACTGCAACGAATTTCGACGTCGTCGCTGCCGATGGTGCCTATGTGGGTGGCATAATCGCCCCGGGCGTAAACCTGAGCCTTGAGGCCCTGCACCAGGGCGCGGCAGCACTGCCGCATATCGATATCACCCGACCGGACAAGGTGATCGGAACGAATACGGTTGGTTGTATCCAGTCGGGCGTGTATTGGGGATATTCCGGTCTGATCGAGGGGCTGATCGCCCGGATCAAGGACGAATACGGAATGCCGATGAAAGTCGTTGGCACCGGAGGGCTGGCCCCCTTGTTCGATCAGGCCGACGTGGGGTTCGACGCAATCGAAGATGATCTGACGATGCACGGGCTGACCGTGATCCATCGCTACAACAAGGATAATGGCTCCGTATGA
- a CDS encoding biotin--[acetyl-CoA-carboxylase] ligase gives MTKWPQGYGLHEVQEVDSTLNEAARIAPNARGPVWIMAHHQTAARGRRGRSWANPMGNLAATLLMRPQGAPEQAALRSFVAALALFDACVAVTGRAAGLSLKWPNDVLLNGGKLAGILLESTGQGRGVAHLSIGIGVNLANAPDADAVEPGALRPVSLLSETGAHVSPEDFLTELAAAYANYETQFVTYGFEPIRTAWLSRAARLGEVITARTGTSETVGTFETVDASGNLVLNTAKGRVSIPAADVFF, from the coding sequence ATGACAAAATGGCCCCAAGGCTATGGCCTGCACGAGGTGCAGGAAGTCGACAGTACGCTGAACGAAGCGGCACGGATTGCTCCGAATGCGCGTGGTCCCGTCTGGATCATGGCGCATCATCAGACGGCCGCGCGTGGGCGGCGCGGGCGAAGCTGGGCCAACCCGATGGGCAACCTGGCGGCGACCTTGCTGATGCGTCCTCAGGGCGCGCCGGAACAGGCGGCCTTGCGCAGTTTCGTGGCGGCGCTGGCACTTTTTGACGCGTGTGTCGCCGTTACCGGGCGGGCTGCCGGACTGTCGCTGAAATGGCCCAATGACGTGCTGCTGAACGGTGGCAAGCTTGCCGGTATCCTTTTGGAAAGCACGGGGCAGGGGCGTGGTGTCGCGCATCTGTCCATCGGCATCGGAGTAAATCTGGCCAATGCCCCGGATGCCGACGCGGTAGAGCCCGGCGCGCTCCGCCCCGTTTCACTTTTGTCGGAAACCGGTGCGCATGTCTCGCCCGAGGACTTTTTGACTGAACTGGCCGCAGCCTACGCCAACTACGAAACCCAATTCGTTACCTATGGGTTCGAACCGATCCGCACCGCCTGGCTGTCCCGCGCGGCCCGGTTGGGCGAGGTCATCACCGCGCGGACCGGAACGTCAGAAACGGTTGGGACCTTCGAAACGGTGGACGCAAGCGGTAACCTTGTCTTAAACACCGCCAAGGGCCGCGTGAGCATTCCTGCGGCGGATGTCTTTTTCTGA
- the nuoN gene encoding NADH-quinone oxidoreductase subunit NuoN — translation MIQADLTIILPEIVLALYAMAALLGAVYTTKDGLAPLLVWTTAGLMALLAIWIATQGEGTNVAFNGMFVDDGFARFAKVAILLSAGAVLVMSQEYMARRDLLRFEYPLLVALAAVGMMMMVSAGDLMSLYMGLELQSLSLYVVAALRRDSAKSTEAGLKYFVLGALSSGLLLYGASLVYGFTGTTLFSGIIQTVHHGDVSLGLLFGLIFLISGLAFKVSAVPFHMWTPDVYEGSPTPITAFFATAPKVAAMALFARLLHDAFGGIVKDWQQVIVLLSVLSMLLGAVAAIGQRDIKRLMAFSSIAHMGYALIGLAAGTELGIKAMLMYLAIYVTMNIGTFAFILMMERDGKPITDIDALRQYSKRDPGKALAVLILMFSLAGVPPMLGFFAKFGVWQAGVSAGLTGLVIVSAIASVIGAFYYLRIVFYMYFGAENEEPIETRSTPVLWVALMGSAALMLIGIFYQFGVEGAAAAAAATLVN, via the coding sequence ATGATCCAGGCTGATCTGACAATTATCCTGCCGGAAATCGTTCTGGCGCTTTATGCGATGGCGGCGCTGCTGGGGGCTGTCTATACGACAAAGGACGGGCTGGCGCCTCTGCTGGTCTGGACCACGGCAGGTCTTATGGCCCTTCTGGCAATCTGGATTGCAACTCAGGGTGAAGGTACAAACGTCGCCTTCAACGGCATGTTCGTCGATGACGGCTTTGCCCGCTTTGCCAAGGTTGCCATCCTGCTGTCGGCGGGTGCCGTTCTGGTCATGAGCCAGGAATACATGGCGCGCCGTGATCTGCTGCGATTTGAATACCCGTTGCTGGTGGCACTGGCCGCCGTGGGTATGATGATGATGGTCAGCGCGGGGGATCTGATGTCCCTGTATATGGGCCTCGAGCTGCAATCGCTGTCTCTCTATGTCGTGGCGGCACTGCGTCGTGACAGTGCAAAATCGACCGAGGCAGGTCTGAAGTATTTCGTGCTGGGTGCGCTGAGCTCGGGTCTGCTGCTTTATGGTGCGTCGCTGGTCTATGGCTTCACCGGTACCACGTTGTTCTCGGGCATCATCCAGACAGTTCACCACGGCGATGTTTCGCTGGGTCTGCTGTTTGGCCTGATCTTCCTGATCTCGGGTCTGGCCTTCAAGGTCTCGGCTGTTCCGTTTCATATGTGGACACCGGACGTTTACGAAGGTTCGCCTACGCCGATCACGGCCTTCTTTGCCACGGCGCCCAAGGTTGCGGCGATGGCGTTGTTCGCGCGCCTGTTGCATGACGCGTTCGGCGGCATTGTCAAAGACTGGCAGCAAGTGATTGTCCTGCTATCTGTCCTGTCGATGTTGCTGGGGGCCGTGGCCGCGATCGGGCAGCGCGATATCAAGCGTCTGATGGCGTTTTCGTCCATCGCCCACATGGGCTATGCGCTGATTGGCCTGGCCGCCGGCACCGAGCTGGGTATCAAGGCGATGCTGATGTATCTGGCCATCTACGTGACCATGAATATCGGCACCTTCGCCTTCATTCTGATGATGGAACGTGACGGTAAACCCATCACCGACATTGACGCTCTGCGCCAGTATTCAAAACGTGATCCGGGCAAGGCGCTGGCGGTGCTGATCCTGATGTTCAGCCTTGCGGGCGTACCTCCGATGCTTGGTTTCTTTGCGAAATTCGGCGTCTGGCAGGCCGGTGTCAGTGCTGGTTTGACTGGGCTTGTGATCGTCTCGGCCATCGCTTCGGTCATCGGGGCCTTCTATTACCTGCGGATCGTGTTCTACATGTATTTTGGGGCCGAGAACGAAGAGCCGATCGAAACCCGGTCGACCCCTGTTCTGTGGGTGGCATTGATGGGGTCTGCGGCCCTGATGCTGATCGGTATCTTCTATCAGTTCGGCGTCGAGGGCGCGGCAGCAGCCGCGGCGGCCACGCTTGTCAACTGA
- a CDS encoding NADH-quinone oxidoreductase subunit M, with amino-acid sequence MDYILSIVTFIPAFAAGILALFLQGDDAAAQRNAKWTALLATTVTFLVSIGIYTGFDPSNPGFQMVEEGEWLMGLKYKMGVDGISVLFVLLTTFIMPLTILASWNVTDRVKEYMVAFLLLETLMLGVFMALDLVLFYLFFEAGLIPMFLIIGIWGGKDRIYASFKFFLYTFLGSVLMLVAMVAMYADAGTTDIAALMTHQFSSEGFSVLGIYVVGGMQTLMFLAFFASFAVKMPMWPVHTWLPDAHVQAPTAGSVVLAAILLKMGGYGFLRFSLPMFPVGSAVMTDLVLWMSAIAVVYTSLVALVQEDMKKLIAYSSVAHMGFVTMGIFAANQQGIDGAIFQMLSHGFISAALFLCVGVIYDRMHTRDIEAYGGLVIRMPAYALVFMLFTMANVGLPGTSGFIGEFLTLMGAFQVNTWVTAVAATGVIFSAAYALWLYRRVVFGDLIKESLKAMTDMSTRERLIFAPLIVMTILLGVYPSLVTDVIGQSTAALISNYDTALAAAEAATQTAASH; translated from the coding sequence ATGGACTATATCCTTTCGATCGTCACGTTTATCCCCGCCTTCGCCGCAGGCATTCTGGCCTTGTTCCTACAGGGTGACGATGCAGCGGCACAGCGGAACGCCAAGTGGACTGCTCTGCTGGCCACCACTGTGACCTTCCTGGTTTCCATCGGCATCTATACAGGCTTTGACCCGTCGAACCCCGGCTTCCAGATGGTGGAAGAGGGTGAGTGGCTGATGGGCCTCAAGTACAAGATGGGTGTTGATGGCATCAGTGTTCTGTTCGTCCTGCTGACCACCTTCATCATGCCGCTGACCATCCTGGCCAGCTGGAATGTCACGGATCGCGTCAAGGAATATATGGTTGCCTTCCTGCTGCTGGAAACGCTGATGCTGGGCGTCTTCATGGCGCTTGATCTGGTGCTGTTCTACCTGTTCTTCGAAGCGGGCCTGATCCCGATGTTCCTGATCATCGGGATCTGGGGTGGCAAGGATCGGATCTACGCCAGCTTCAAGTTCTTCCTCTACACCTTCCTTGGCTCGGTCCTGATGCTGGTGGCCATGGTTGCAATGTATGCCGATGCAGGCACCACGGACATTGCCGCGCTGATGACGCACCAGTTCTCGTCCGAGGGCTTCAGCGTGCTGGGTATCTATGTTGTCGGCGGCATGCAGACCCTGATGTTCCTGGCCTTCTTTGCCTCTTTCGCGGTGAAAATGCCGATGTGGCCGGTGCATACCTGGTTGCCGGACGCCCACGTTCAGGCGCCCACGGCGGGCTCGGTCGTACTGGCGGCGATCCTTTTGAAAATGGGCGGCTATGGCTTCCTGCGGTTCAGCCTGCCGATGTTCCCGGTGGGTTCGGCCGTGATGACCGATCTGGTGCTGTGGATGTCTGCCATCGCGGTTGTCTATACCTCGCTGGTGGCGCTAGTGCAGGAGGATATGAAAAAGCTGATCGCGTATTCCTCGGTCGCGCATATGGGCTTTGTGACCATGGGCATCTTTGCTGCGAACCAGCAGGGCATTGACGGAGCGATCTTCCAGATGCTCAGCCACGGGTTCATCTCGGCCGCGCTCTTCCTCTGTGTCGGCGTGATCTATGACCGGATGCACACCCGCGATATCGAGGCTTATGGCGGTCTGGTGATCCGGATGCCTGCATACGCGCTGGTCTTCATGTTGTTTACCATGGCCAATGTCGGCCTGCCGGGTACATCCGGGTTCATCGGCGAATTCCTGACCCTGATGGGCGCGTTCCAGGTCAACACCTGGGTAACGGCGGTGGCCGCGACCGGTGTGATCTTCTCGGCGGCTTATGCGCTGTGGCTCTACCGCCGGGTCGTGTTTGGCGATCTGATCAAGGAAAGCCTCAAGGCGATGACCGACATGAGCACGCGCGAGCGGTTGATCTTCGCCCCGCTGATCGTGATGACCATCCTGCTGGGTGTCTACCCGTCGCTGGTGACCGATGTGATCGGGCAATCCACAGCGGCGCTGATTTCGAACTATGACACGGCTCTGGCCGCGGCTGAGGCTGCGACTCAGACAGCCGCTTCGCATTAA
- the nuoL gene encoding NADH-quinone oxidoreductase subunit L: METTILFAPLVGALICGFGWKFIGEKAAMWTATGLLFLACLLSWLVFFTFDGHTQQIEIMRWIESGSLSTSWAIRLDRLTAIMLIVVTTVSALVHLYSFGYMDHDPQWREGESYKPRFFAYLSFFTFAMLMLVTADNLVQMFFGWEGVGVASYLLIGFYYRKPSANAAAMKAFIVNRVGDFGFALGIFALFFLTDSINFSDIFASAPALAEEKLHFLWGEWTAVEVICVLLFIGAMGKSAQLILHTWLPDAMEGPTPVSALIHAATMVTAGVFLVCRMSPLMEFAPGATGFITFLGASTAFFAATVGLVQTDIKRVIAYSTCSQLGYMFVAAGVGMYSAAMFHLLTHAFFKALLFLGAGSVIHAMHHEQEMTEYGGLRKKIPYTFWAMMIGTLAITGVGIPLTTIGFAGFLSKDAIIESAYAGGTGYAFWMLVIAAMFTSFYSWRLIFLTFYGTPRGDKHTHDHAHESPMTMLVPLGVLSLGAVFAGMIWYGNFFGHADKVGKFYGIPVAEASEHAEAGDHAAADASHGEDSHADESHAADSHADNAEHGEKDAHGGDHHYVFAGKPGEGALYMAPDNHVLDDAHAAPKWVKFSPFAAMLLGFVVAYWFYIVNTSLPARLAANQRPLYLFLLNKWYFDEIYDAIFVKPTVALGRFLWKRGDGNTIDGFLNGVAMGVVPFFTRLAGKAQTGYIFTYAFWMVLGIAALVTWMSIGGGAH, translated from the coding sequence ATGGAAACCACAATCCTCTTTGCCCCGCTCGTGGGCGCGCTGATCTGCGGCTTTGGCTGGAAGTTCATAGGCGAGAAAGCGGCCATGTGGACGGCCACGGGCCTGCTGTTTCTGGCCTGTCTGCTGTCGTGGCTCGTGTTCTTCACCTTCGACGGCCACACCCAGCAGATCGAGATCATGCGCTGGATCGAAAGCGGATCGCTCTCGACCTCGTGGGCCATTCGTCTGGACCGGCTGACCGCCATCATGCTGATCGTGGTCACCACGGTTTCGGCGCTCGTGCACCTCTATTCCTTCGGCTACATGGATCACGACCCGCAATGGCGCGAAGGCGAGAGCTATAAGCCGCGTTTCTTTGCCTATCTGTCCTTCTTTACCTTTGCCATGCTGATGCTGGTGACGGCGGACAACCTGGTGCAGATGTTCTTTGGCTGGGAGGGCGTGGGTGTCGCATCCTACCTGCTGATCGGCTTCTACTATCGCAAGCCTTCGGCAAATGCGGCGGCGATGAAGGCCTTCATCGTGAACCGTGTGGGTGACTTTGGCTTTGCGCTGGGCATCTTTGCGCTGTTCTTCCTGACCGACAGCATCAACTTTTCGGACATTTTCGCATCGGCACCCGCTCTTGCAGAAGAAAAGCTGCATTTCCTGTGGGGCGAATGGACCGCCGTCGAAGTCATCTGTGTTCTGTTGTTCATCGGCGCGATGGGTAAATCGGCGCAGTTGATCCTGCACACCTGGTTGCCCGACGCGATGGAAGGCCCGACGCCCGTGTCGGCCCTGATCCACGCCGCGACCATGGTGACGGCGGGCGTGTTCCTCGTCTGCCGCATGTCTCCGCTGATGGAATTCGCGCCGGGCGCGACCGGGTTCATCACCTTCCTTGGGGCTTCGACAGCGTTCTTTGCGGCAACCGTGGGTCTGGTGCAGACCGATATCAAGCGCGTCATTGCGTATTCGACCTGTTCCCAGCTGGGATACATGTTCGTTGCCGCCGGTGTCGGCATGTACTCGGCGGCCATGTTCCACCTGCTGACGCACGCTTTCTTCAAGGCGCTGTTGTTCCTTGGCGCGGGGTCGGTGATCCACGCCATGCATCACGAGCAGGAGATGACGGAGTACGGCGGTCTGCGCAAAAAGATACCTTACACCTTCTGGGCGATGATGATCGGTACGCTGGCCATCACGGGTGTCGGCATTCCGCTTACCACAATCGGTTTTGCCGGGTTCCTGTCCAAGGACGCCATTATCGAAAGCGCCTATGCGGGCGGAACCGGCTATGCCTTCTGGATGCTGGTGATCGCGGCGATGTTCACCTCGTTCTACAGCTGGCGTCTGATTTTCCTGACCTTCTACGGCACACCACGCGGGGACAAGCATACGCATGACCACGCACATGAAAGCCCGATGACCATGCTGGTGCCGCTGGGCGTTCTGTCGCTGGGTGCGGTGTTTGCCGGGATGATCTGGTATGGCAATTTCTTTGGCCATGCGGACAAGGTCGGCAAGTTCTACGGTATTCCGGTGGCAGAAGCGTCAGAACACGCCGAGGCCGGTGATCATGCTGCGGCGGATGCTTCGCACGGTGAAGACAGCCATGCCGATGAAAGCCACGCGGCTGACAGCCATGCCGACAATGCAGAACATGGCGAGAAAGACGCGCATGGCGGTGACCATCATTATGTGTTCGCGGGCAAGCCGGGTGAGGGTGCTCTCTATATGGCACCAGACAACCATGTTCTGGACGACGCGCACGCCGCGCCGAAATGGGTCAAGTTTTCGCCGTTCGCTGCCATGTTGCTTGGCTTTGTGGTCGCGTACTGGTTCTACATCGTGAATACGTCGCTACCGGCACGTCTGGCCGCCAACCAGCGTCCTCTGTACCTGTTCCTGCTGAACAAATGGTACTTTGACGAGATTTACGATGCGATCTTCGTCAAACCCACCGTCGCGCTTGGCCGCTTCCTGTGGAAACGCGGTGACGGCAATACAATCGATGGCTTCCTGAACGGAGTAGCAATGGGCGTTGTTCCCTTCTTCACCCGCCTCGCCGGCAAGGCGCAGACCGGGTACATCTTTACCTATGCCTTCTGGATGGTGCTGGGCATCGCGGCCCTTGTGACCTGGATGTCGATCGGCGGAGGGGCCCACTAA
- the nuoK gene encoding NADH-quinone oxidoreductase subunit NuoK has translation MIGLEHYLTVAATLFVIGIFGLFLNRKNVIILLMSIELMLLAVNINLVAFSSFLGDLVGQVFTLFVLTVAAAEAAIGLAILVCFFRNRGTIAVEDVNMMKG, from the coding sequence ATGATCGGACTTGAACACTATCTTACGGTCGCGGCGACGCTGTTCGTCATCGGCATCTTCGGTCTCTTCCTGAACCGCAAGAACGTCATCATCCTGCTGATGAGCATCGAATTGATGCTGCTGGCGGTGAATATCAACCTCGTGGCGTTTTCCAGCTTCCTCGGCGATCTGGTCGGGCAGGTGTTCACCCTGTTCGTGCTGACCGTTGCGGCGGCCGAGGCGGCGATTGGTCTGGCCATTCTGGTCTGCTTCTTCCGCAACCGCGGCACCATCGCGGTTGAAGACGTCAATATGATGAAGGGGTAA
- a CDS encoding NADH-quinone oxidoreductase subunit J — MTVFAFYLFAISAITGGLFTVISRQPVHSVLWLILSFLSSAGLFVLLGAEFVAMLLIIVYVGAVAVLFLFVVMMLDVDFAELKAEMARYMPLALLIGLVILMQFVMAFGAWDSAQGAAANLAQPVPADRHNTEALGVILYDQYFLLFQLAGLILLVAMIGAIVLTLRHRQDIKRQDIIGQMMRDPAKAMELKDVKPGQGL; from the coding sequence ATGACCGTCTTTGCCTTCTACCTGTTTGCCATCAGCGCCATCACCGGCGGGCTGTTCACGGTGATCAGCCGCCAGCCGGTGCACTCGGTGCTGTGGCTGATCCTGTCCTTCCTGTCTTCGGCGGGGCTGTTCGTGCTGCTGGGGGCCGAGTTCGTGGCGATGCTGCTGATCATCGTGTATGTGGGCGCGGTCGCGGTTCTGTTCCTGTTTGTGGTGATGATGCTGGACGTGGACTTTGCCGAGCTGAAGGCCGAAATGGCGCGTTATATGCCGCTGGCCCTGCTGATCGGTCTGGTCATCCTGATGCAGTTCGTCATGGCCTTTGGGGCATGGGACAGCGCGCAGGGTGCGGCGGCCAATCTGGCTCAGCCGGTCCCGGCAGATCGCCACAACACCGAGGCGCTGGGTGTCATCCTTTACGATCAATACTTCCTTCTGTTCCAATTGGCGGGTCTGATCCTGCTGGTGGCCATGATCGGCGCCATTGTTTTGACACTGCGCCACCGTCAGGACATCAAGCGTCAGGACATCATCGGCCAGATGATGCGTGACCCGGCCAAGGCGATGGAGTTGAAGGACGTGAAACCGGGGCAGGGGTTGTGA
- a CDS encoding carboxymuconolactone decarboxylase family protein — MTDSPTNPFELMMKQAQDMAKAMNPAMENFSPKGFEALWPTMPKEVMEMMFGNTVNTDGLDAKTRLLLTLAGLTCQGAQADAAVRQTVRHALEAGAKKQEIVETIGQMSVFAGIPAMTRALDLAQEVMGDNEDEDQ; from the coding sequence ATGACTGACAGCCCGACAAATCCGTTCGAGCTGATGATGAAGCAGGCTCAGGACATGGCCAAGGCGATGAATCCGGCGATGGAGAATTTCTCGCCCAAGGGTTTCGAGGCGCTGTGGCCGACCATGCCGAAAGAGGTCATGGAGATGATGTTCGGCAACACCGTCAACACCGACGGGCTTGATGCCAAAACCCGCCTGCTGCTGACGCTGGCCGGGCTGACCTGTCAGGGCGCTCAGGCGGATGCGGCTGTGCGTCAGACCGTGCGCCACGCACTGGAGGCGGGTGCCAAGAAACAAGAGATCGTGGAAACGATCGGTCAGATGTCGGTCTTTGCCGGCATCCCGGCCATGACCCGCGCGCTGGATCTGGCGCAAGAGGTCATGGGCGACAACGAGGATGAGGATCAATGA
- the nuoI gene encoding NADH-quinone oxidoreductase subunit NuoI, whose translation MTQIDYTRAAKYFLLQDFWVGMKLGLKYFFAPKATVNYPHEKGPLSPRFRGEHALRRYPNGEERCIACKLCEAVCPAQAITIDAEPREDGSRRTTRYDIDMTKCIYCGFCQEACPVDAIVEGPNFEFATETREELFYDKEKLLDNGERWEAEIARNLEMDAPYR comes from the coding sequence ATGACCCAAATCGACTATACCCGCGCTGCCAAATACTTCCTTCTGCAAGACTTCTGGGTCGGCATGAAGCTGGGGCTGAAGTACTTCTTCGCCCCAAAGGCCACCGTGAACTATCCGCACGAAAAGGGGCCTCTGTCCCCACGGTTCCGCGGCGAACACGCCCTGCGCCGTTACCCGAATGGCGAGGAACGCTGCATCGCCTGCAAATTGTGCGAGGCAGTCTGCCCGGCGCAAGCGATCACAATCGACGCCGAACCGCGCGAAGACGGCAGCCGCCGCACCACGCGCTATGACATCGACATGACCAAATGCATCTATTGCGGTTTCTGCCAGGAGGCCTGCCCGGTCGATGCCATTGTCGAAGGCCCGAATTTCGAATTCGCCACGGAAACCCGGGAAGAGCTATTCTACGACAAGGAAAAACTGCTGGATAACGGTGAACGCTGGGAAGCCGAGATTGCCCGCAATCTGGAAATGGACGCGCCGTACAGATGA
- the nuoH gene encoding NADH-quinone oxidoreductase subunit NuoH, protein MAEFFNTPGGIAIIILAQVLAVVAFVMISLLFLVYGDRKIWAAVQMRRGPNVVGVYGLLQSVADALKYVVKEVVIPAGADRTVFILAPLTSFVLAMIAWAVIPFNDGWVLSDINVAILYVFAVSSLEVYGVIMGGWASNSKYPFLGSLRSAAQMISYEVSIGLIIIGVIISTGSMNFGDIVRAQDGSFGFFSWYWLPHFPMVFLFFISALAETNRPPFDLPEAESELVAGYQVEYSATPFLLFMAGEYIAIFLMCALTSLLFFGGWLSPIPGLPDGVLWMVAKMAFFFFIFAMVKAITPRYRYDQLMRLGWKVFLPFSLAWVVFVAFAAKFDWFWGAFARWSVGG, encoded by the coding sequence ATGGCTGAATTCTTTAACACCCCAGGCGGAATAGCCATCATCATTCTGGCGCAAGTGCTTGCCGTTGTTGCCTTTGTGATGATTTCACTGTTGTTCCTTGTTTACGGAGACCGCAAGATCTGGGCCGCTGTCCAGATGCGCCGCGGCCCCAACGTGGTGGGCGTCTACGGCCTGCTGCAATCGGTGGCGGATGCCCTGAAATATGTGGTGAAAGAGGTGGTCATCCCCGCGGGCGCCGACCGGACGGTCTTTATCCTCGCACCGCTGACATCCTTCGTTCTGGCGATGATCGCCTGGGCGGTGATCCCGTTCAACGATGGCTGGGTTCTGTCGGATATCAACGTTGCGATCCTCTATGTATTCGCGGTGTCCTCTCTTGAGGTTTATGGCGTGATCATGGGCGGTTGGGCGTCGAACTCAAAGTACCCGTTCCTGGGCTCGCTGCGCTCGGCCGCGCAGATGATCTCCTACGAGGTTTCGATCGGCCTGATCATCATCGGCGTGATCATCTCGACCGGGTCGATGAATTTCGGTGACATCGTGCGCGCTCAGGATGGGTCGTTCGGGTTCTTCAGCTGGTATTGGCTGCCGCATTTCCCGATGGTGTTCCTGTTCTTCATCTCGGCCCTGGCCGAAACCAACCGACCCCCGTTTGACCTGCCCGAGGCGGAATCGGAACTGGTCGCCGGTTACCAGGTCGAATACTCGGCCACGCCTTTCCTGCTGTTCATGGCAGGCGAATACATCGCCATCTTCCTGATGTGCGCGCTGACTTCACTGCTGTTCTTCGGCGGCTGGCTGTCGCCGATTCCGGGCCTGCCCGATGGCGTGCTTTGGATGGTTGCCAAGATGGCGTTCTTCTTCTTCATCTTCGCAATGGTCAAGGCGATCACGCCCCGCTACCGCTATGACCAGCTGATGCGGCTGGGCTGGAAGGTCTTCCTGCCGTTCTCGCTGGCTTGGGTGGTTTTCGTGGCCTTTGCGGCGAAATTCGACTGGTTCTGGGGCGCGTTTGCGCGTTGGAGCGTAGGAGGCTGA